The following proteins come from a genomic window of Pichia kudriavzevii chromosome 1, complete sequence:
- a CDS encoding uncharacterized protein (PKUD0A01640; similar to Saccharomyces cerevisiae YGL124C (MON1); ancestral locus Anc_6.127) → MNGEIGTSPLEFRDDYFAAALSSDDSEESTSLGSNFHGLENACITDGKLRKQKSIISLNDTNRKGILFNNIRTEPTSGLNLENASVRAPKNDEPEDTSLNLLDDSFSILLENNMNDVHSDRDDTLVGRVPSKTGFPYESIKDLEKSDENDDPNEFFKRRQQFFILSTAGKPIYSMHGSYELLVVYSGVIQTIVSFYKYPTKEENQESIKCITLKDAKTTKPLKFVFLDRSPLILLTIIKESDATQFELEQQLDFLYSFIISALSKPYIDKIFNKYPNFDLRNLLGQTDLLTLDSICEDLSNNTNVSQILGGLQTLRMHSSARLKLERKLIGHRTSNLLYGLIIGPDQKLISIVRPKRHTLHTSDLMILFEMIYNTNTFKSKNDEDEKLRIVTNETFWIPLCLPKFNSSGHLYTLIQFHQLYDERFFKLHDIKMTDSAQIDEDSTKIGIILMSPFKESFSELKSISNAISKDILFDRSIYCDIWKGVTAKGRLVVEKILLDQTKKSMNSGISAKLTVSSIMNTLSFQNDERPEDQIMQSSDASGEMIHFSAKNKQLVQCIFPESFSFDIKENHIRRNILEIYKYLRRRLQFVSSDLYVLEEDNKSVSDLEGLGSFKNNIVYEKWINEGHGEIIVGFGYKAGPYEIMIIAKGDKFDESTMIKYSIKILKWCRKQQRTIFIS, encoded by the coding sequence AtgaatggtgaaattgGGACCAGTCCTTTGGAGTTCAGGGATGACTATTTTGCTGCAGCGTTGTCAAGTGATGATAGTGAGGAATCTACCTCTCTTGGTTCCAATTTTCATGGACTCGAAAACGCATGCATTACTGATGGAAAGTTGCGGAAACAGAAGTCTATAATCAGTCTTAATGATACCAATAGGAAAGGcattttgttcaataatATTCGAACAGAACCTACTAGTGGGTTAAATTTAGAAAACGCAAGCGTTAGAGCACCGAAGAATGACGAACCAGAAGACACCAGCTTGAACCTGTTAGATGATTCCTTCTCCATATTATTAGAAAACAATATGAATGATGTACATAGTGATAGAGATGACACCCTTGTAGGAAGAGTCCCAAGTAAAACTGGGTTTCCATATGAATCTATCAAAGACCTAGAGAAATCggatgaaaatgatgatcCTAATGAATTCTTTAAAAGACGACAGCaattttttattctctCAACAGCGGGGAAACCAATATATTCGATGCACGGATCTTACGAACTGCTTGTGGTTTACTCAGGAGTAATCCAGACAATTGTGTCTTTTTATAAGTACCCAACAAAGGAGGAGAACCAAGAGTCAATCAAATGTATAACCTTAAAAGATGCCAAAACAACGAAACCGCTTaagtttgtttttcttgatagATCACCGTTAATACTTTTGACAATTATAAAAGAAAGCGATGCAACCCAATTTGAATTGGAACAGCAGCTTGACTTTCTCTATAGTTTTATTATTTCAGCTTTATCAAAACCATACATCGATAAGATCTTCAATAAGTATCCTAATTTTGATTTAAGAAATTTACTTGGTCAAACAGATTTGCTCACTCTAGATTCCATCTGTGAGGACCTTAGCAATAATACTAATGTCTCACAAATATTGGGAGGGTTACAAACGTTGCGCATGCATTCATCTGCGAGGTTAAAATTAGAGAGAAAATTAATAGGTCACCGAACATCAAATTTGCTGTACGGGCTAATTATAGGCCCCGATCAAAAACTAATTAGTATAGTACGGCCTAAAAGACATACCTTACATACCTCAGACTTGAtgattctttttgaaatgaTTTACAATACAAATACTTTTAAGTCAAAGAATGATGAGGACGAGAAATTGAGAATAGTTACGAATGAAACATTCTGGATTCCCCTTTGTTTACCAAAGTTCAATTCTTCGGGTCATTTGTATACCCTAATCCAATTCCACCAATTGTACGATGAACGTTTTTTCAAGTTGCATGATATAAAAATGACTGACTCTGCCCAGATTGATGAGGATTCTACGAAAATAGGGATTATCTTGATGTCACcattcaaagaatcatTCTCCGAGCTTAAGTCCATCTCGAATGCCATTTCCAAAgatattttatttgataGATCTATATATTGTGATATCTGGAAGGGAGTCACAGCGAAGGGCAGATTGGTGGTTGAGAAGATATTGCTTGACCAAACCAAAAAGAGTATGAACAGTGGTATTTCTGCAAAACTTACAGtatcttcaataatgaACACGCTatcatttcaaaatgatgaGAGGCCGGAAGACCAGATAATGCAGTCATCAGATGCCAGTGGAGAAATGATTCATTTTTCAGCGAAGAATAAACAGCTAGTTCAGTGTATATTCCCAGAATCATTTAGCTTTGAcataaaagaaaaccatATTAGGCGTAATATACTTGAAATCTACAAATACTTGAGGAGAAGGTTACAGTTTGTAAGCAGTGATTTGTACGTGCTTGAGGAAGACAACAAAAGTGTTTCAGACCTGGAAGGCCTGGGGAGTTTCAAGAATAATATAGTTTACGAAAAATGGATTAATGAGGGTCACGGCGAGAttattgttggatttgGCTATAAAGCAGGGCCTTATGagataatgataatagCTAAAGGagataaatttgatgagTCTACGATGATCAAATACAGTATTAAGATACTTAAATGGTGTAGAAAACAGCAACGTACTATTTTTATCAGCTAA
- a CDS encoding uncharacterized protein (PKUD0A01620; similar to Saccharomyces cerevisiae YJL057C (IKS1); ancestral locus Anc_1.324), with the protein MSSSNNPVLAASTSEAGKVISHFKFGMEIGRGSFANVYKGTDLQSRKTVAIKSVFRSRLKNQKLISNLEIEIKILRNLKNPHIVSLLDCVKTDNHIHLIMDYCSLGDLSYFIRKKDQLADCHPIIKAVLEKYPSPPNLNGLNQVLVINFIKQLASALQFLRSQNLIHRDIKPQNLLLCTPAHSKEQFIEGGYSGFWELPILKVADFGFARYLPSTSMAETLCGSPLYMAPEILRYEKYNAKADLWSVGAVIYEMAVGKPPFRASNHIELLKRIEKANDQIKFPKELEFQQDLIHLISNLLKANPIDRMGFDEFFNDPIIVSTKNLVESMNESLSYSFENEEMYVSEFLNAQNIKQLGEISADKKTKNNTTKMLKHINEKTKNSTDKVVTAISNVKELGKTKTLYAQSNTDSTTVNSTPLNKLVIAEEDENQSESVEQGEGDGIGNNNTTYCDDQNQIQTSETSNAISINSGVNMKSNIRSNMSFFKSPASNDVTKETVRTSSDISNANANSNSNSNLKSVEALLQNSKATLESAALQTPDLHSLNAHMQNTSGCTSSNATKILKKDLIVEKDYVVVEKRNVEINTFADEVKKASFTIEGRKLNSGSRRYSLSVSPSTALKDVIDYTSGKLFGLNNANTNLSNVKTAKPITGFPKRMGGEHIKHENDTKRLINITNKQVTGTSNTKITDEDEEMISKIERLAMMAHSISIFGLVKFNQVIPLPPSTIDDTNNIIDPYNYKNETYKIDNEKDNLDSESCRQYNLVYKRLCQEGLVLYLKVLSMLSEAIKISSEWWSRNKLKSNITPKIGELIQWIRNKFNESLEKAEYLKLRINRFEEENANSSSKEEEFVCEKIIFDRSIEISKNTAIRELKSSNRKDGDISELKACEVAYSLAVWMLESLIYKSNEDEGLTGNDAKIVENFINSIGTRLLILRGKIDRSL; encoded by the coding sequence ATGTCTTCATCCAACAACCCCGTGTTGGCTGCCTCGACGTCTGAGGCAGGGAAAGTAATCTCCCACTTCAAGTTCGGAATGGAGATCGGGAGAGGCTCATTTGCAAACGTTTACAAAGGAACTGACCTACAGTCGAGAAAAACAGTTGCTATTAAGTCAGTATTTCGGAGTAGGttgaaaaaccaaaaactAATCTCCAATctagaaattgaaatcaaaattttaagaaacttgaaaaaccCTCATATTGTATCTCTGTTGGATTGTGTCAAAACTGATAACCATATCCATTTGATTATGGATTACTGTTCGCTAGGAGATTTATCTTACTTcattagaaaaaaagatcAACTTGCTGATTGTCATCCCATAATCAAAGCAGTATTAGAAAAATATCCGTCTCCTCCAAACTTGAACGGATTAAACCAAGTTTTAgtcatcaacttcattaAACAGTTGGCTTCGgctcttcaatttcttaGATCACAAAACCTTATTCACCGAGATATTAAACCTCAAAATTTGCTTCTTTGCACACCGGCTCATTCAAAGGAACAGTTTATTGAAGGTGGTTACTCTGGATTTTGGGAATTACCTATTTTGAAAGTCGcagattttggatttgcTAGGTACTTGCCCTCAACTTCAATGGCCGAAACGTTGTGTGGCTCACCCCTTTATATGGCACCTGAAATTTTGAGAtatgaaaaatacaatgcAAAGGCAGATTTATGGTCTGTTGGTGCAGTGATTTATGAAATGGCAGTTGGGAAACCTCCTTTTAGGGCATCCAATCATATAGAGCTCTTAAAGAGAATTGAAAAGGCCaatgatcaaatcaaatttCCAAAGGAACTAGAATTCCAGCAAGACTTGATACATCTGATATCCAATTTGTTGAAGGCAAATCCAATTGATAGAATGggatttgatgaattttttaatgATCCAATCATCGTATCGACCAAAAATTTGGTGGAGTCAATGAATGAATCTTTATCTTACTCTTTTGAAAACGAAGAAATGTACGTAAGTGAGTTTTTAAATGCGCAGAATATCAAGCAACTTGGAGAAATCAGTGCCGataaaaaaactaaaaataATACTACAAAAATGCTTAAACACATCAAcgaaaaaacaaaaaacagCACTGACAAAGTTGTCACCGCAATTTCAAACGTTAAAGAACTTGGTAAAACTAAAACCCTATATGCTCAATCTAATACTGATTCTACAACTGTAAATTCAACACCTTTGAATAAGCTAGTGATAGCTGAAGAGGATGAGAACCAAAGTGAAAGTGTTGAACaaggtgaaggtgatgGCATTGGTAATAACAATACCACATACTGTGAtgatcaaaatcaaattcaaacttCCGAAACGTCGAATGCTATCAGTATTAATTCCGGTGTTAATATGAAAAGTAACATAAGGAGTAACATGTCTTTCTTCAAGTCACCTGCTTCAAACGATGTTACCAAGGAGACCGTTCGAACAAGTTCTGATATTTCTAACGCAAACGcaaactcaaattcaaactctAACCTTAAATCGGTTGAAGCTTTGCTTCAAAACTCCAAAGCAACTCTTGAGTCGGCAGCTTTACAGACCCCAGATCTTCACTCTTTAAACGCCCACATGCAGAACACTAGTGGATGCACTTCTTCAAACgcaacaaaaatattgaagaaagattTGATTGTTGAGAAAGATTACGTTGTTGTCGAAAAGAgaaatgttgaaatcaacacATTTGCCGATGAGGTTAAGAAGGCCTCGTTTACTATAGAAGGAAGAAAGTTAAACTCTGGTAGTAGAAGATATTCACTATCTGTTAGTCCAAGTACAGCATTAAAAGATGTCATTGATTACACATCTGGTAAACTTTTTGGCTTAAATAACGCCAATACTAATTTGAGTAATGTCAAAACAGCCAAGCCTATAACAGgatttccaaaaagaatggGAGGTGAACATAtaaaacatgaaaatgacaCAAAAAGGCTAATCAACATTACCAATAAACAGGTTACAGGAACTTCAAACACTAAAATCacagatgaagatgaagaaatgattTCGAAAATAGAAAGACTAGCTATGATGGCACATTCAATTTCTATATTTGGCTTGGTTAAGTTCAATCAAGTTATACCACTCCCCCCTTCAACTATTGATGATACAAATAATATAATTGATCCATACAACTACAAGAACGAAACCTATAAGATTGATAATGAGAAAGACAATTTGGATAGCGAATCATGTCGCCAATATAACCTGGTGTATAAAAGGCTATGTCAAGAGGGTTTGGTGCTTTACCTAAAAGTCTTGTCGATGTTAAGCGAGGCcataaaaatatcaagtGAATGGTGGTCTAGgaataaattgaagagcAATATAACACCTAAAATTGGGGAATTAATTCAGTGGATTCGAAACAAATTTAATGAATCATTAGAGAAGGCGGAATACCTAAAATTACGTATTAATaggtttgaagaagaaaatgcCAATAGTAgttcaaaagaagaagagttTGTTTGTGAAAAGATCATATTCGATAGATCTATAGAAATAAGCAAAAATACTGCTATAAGGGAGTTGAAGTCTAGCAATAGGAAGGATGGAGATATCAGCGAGCTCAAAGCTTGTGAAGTTGCCTATTCTTTGGCTGTTTGGATGTTAGAATCTCTCATCtataaatcaaatgaaGACGAAGGTCTAACTGGTAATGATGCCAAGatagttgaaaatttcatcaatagtATTGGAACTAGGCTACTTATCTTGAGAGGAAAGATAGACCGTTCTTTATAA
- a CDS encoding uncharacterized protein (PKUD0A01630; similar to Saccharomyces cerevisiae YOL002C (IZH2); ancestral locus Anc_6.27), translating into MMMNNKKTSGIDVTETTVKNIANSTKKSMRDGDIRLAESSTDELQAVKPHRLLVSYHDLPHWQKDNDYILHGYVRETNSYWLSIDCLFFLHNESINIYSHLVPGFIFPLFLVVFVPWLSIHENFISCIPTWLIYLPKFTNTDETDNLVFLLFFIGFMFCLTCSATFHTLKSHSHRVSIIGNCLDYAGILVLIGTSLISVIHYALIDHQHMKNMFVTIIVIIGFISLCFTWHPKFKTPAWRPIRTSMFIMFSFSGLLPICYALAIMDFTTIVNRAGLKYVALEGLSYLSGAALYACRFPERLAPGIFDLFGHGHQLFHLLVVSGAYWHLRALGHAYIVAKSSTLSGEIVSKAL; encoded by the coding sequence ATGATGATGAATAATAAAAAGACAAGTGGAATTGATGTTACGGAGACTACCGTCAAAAATATTGCTAACTCgacaaagaaatcaatgagAGACGGAGACATTCGACTTGCAGAAAGTTCAACTGACGAATTGCAAGCTGTCAAACCACATCGGTTGCTAGTTTCATATCACGACTTACCGCACTGGCAGAAGGATAACGACTATATTTTACATGGCTATGTAAGAGAAACGAATAGCTACTGGTTAAGTATCgattgtttgtttttcctaCATAATGAATCTATCAACATATACTCACATTTAGTACCGGGGTTTATATTTCCCCTTTTTCTGGTAGTCTTTGTTCCTTGGTTATCTATACATGAGAATTTTATAAGCTGCATACCTACGTGGCTAATCTACCTACCGAAATTTACAAATACGGATGAAACCGACAATCTTGTATTCTTGCTTTTCTTCATTGGTTTCATGTTCTGTCTCACTTGTTCAGCAACTTTCCATACTTTAAAATCGCATAGCCATAGAGTCTCTATAATAGGAAACTGTTTGGATTATGCCGGCATTTTGGTTCTTATTGGAACTTCATTAATTAGCGTCATCCATTATGCATTGATAGATCATCAACAtatgaaaaatatgttCGTAACTATTATCGTAATCATTGGCTTCATTTCATTGTGTTTTACTTGGCATcccaaattcaaaacccCAGCATGGAGACCAATTAGGACGTCTATGTTCATCATGTTTTCATTCTCTGGCTTGTTACCCATCTGTTATGCTTTGGCAATCATGGATTTCACCACTATCGTAAATCGAGCTGGCTTGAAATATGTGGCTTTGGAAGGATTATCTTACCTATCCGGGGCCGCTCTATACGCATGCAGATTCCCCGAGAGATTGGCGCCAGGAATTTTCGATTTATTTGGGCATGGCCACCAACTGTTTCATTTGTTAGTGGTATCTGGTGCTTACTGGCATTTAAGAGCGCTAGGACATGCTTATATAGTTGCCAAGTCAAGTACTTTGAGCGGCGAAATAGTCTCAAAAGCACTATAG